GATGGGCCGGGAGCTGCGGAACTACAACTCCTAGAGTACCCCGCGCCGCTGGGACGCCGTGCGGCTGCGGGGCGGGGCGAGCGCAAAGATGTCCGCGCCCGCTGCTGGGAGGCGAGGTGAGAGTCTTTGACCGTAACCAGGCGCCCGGAGCTGAGGCAGTTCCTGCACGTGTCGCGGGGCCGGAGACGCTAGGGCCAGGTATTCCAAGGATGCAAGAATCCTGCAAATTCGACATGTAAACTGCTTCCCCAGCCTCCAGGCGAGCCCTGCCTTTGCCTCAggccccttccttttccttctcggGGAATCGACCTCGGGAAGGGGTGTGGGCAAAGAGATGAGGACTCTCCCTTTTCGCCCAGGCCAACTCGGGATATCCCGGAGCCTCTGGGGAGGTGGTCACTCCGACGTCTGAGGACCTGGGCCTTGGGCCCGGACTCGTTATGAAGAGCGACTGCTCGACCTCTGCAGCCCCCTTCAGGGGGCTTGGGGGACCTCTGCGCAGCAGCGAGCCGGTGCGCGCCGCCCCGGCCCGGTCGCCGGCCGTGGACCTTCTGGAGGAGGCGGCCGACCTCCTGGTGGTGCACCTGGACTTCCGGGCGGCGCTGGAGACCTGCGAGCGGGCCTGGCAGAGTCTGGCCAACCACGCCCTACCAGAGGAACCCGCGGGCACGTACGTGCTGGGCTCGGAAGTGAACCGATTTCCGGGTGCTCTTATGGTGGGGCCCAAGGTCTCAGGAGTTCTGTCATTCCCAGATTGCCCACAAGGAGCTTTACACCTCGCTTTCATCAGTGGTTTGTCTCCGACAGGGTGGTTGCTCATCGTGTGCCAATTCTACAGAGGAGGGAAGTCGTATAACAAGAGCTTAGTGGCGAACCCACGGCCAATTATTTGCTCCTTGTTCCAGGGTAGAATGGCATGATGCGAAGGCTGACTGTGTATTAGGTGCCAAGTTCTGTCAGTAAGCAGGTGGTAAAAGTCCTCTCCCAGGTACCTCCGCCCCGCCCAAGGTTGTTTATTCCTGACCTTGCGAA
This genomic interval from Theropithecus gelada isolate Dixy chromosome 10, Tgel_1.0, whole genome shotgun sequence contains the following:
- the PEX26 gene encoding peroxisome assembly protein 26; protein product: MKSDCSTSAAPFRGLGGPLRSSEPVRAAPARSPAVDLLEEAADLLVVHLDFRAALETCERAWQSLANHALPEEPAGTYVLGSEVNRFPGALMVGPKVSGVLSFPDCPQGALHLAFISGLSPTGWLLIVCQFYRGGKSYNKSLVANPRPIICSLFQAPWR